Within Rhododendron vialii isolate Sample 1 chromosome 12a, ASM3025357v1, the genomic segment AACTTGAAGCACAAACCATAACCCAGAATGAGGTCTCCGTGGGGGATCAATCACCGAAAAACCCGAACTCGACCCAACACCACCGCCCACATCTACTCCGCCGCCACCGTGGCCTGGATATGGTCGGCTCAAATACGACCCGCCCGGCATTAAAAAAGTTGAAGTCGAAGCGGTCGCAGGAAACGGCATCATGATATTTTGAGGCCTAAATCCCCAGTTAGTATTAATCTTCTGATGATGTGGAAAACCCGAGCCACTATTTCCGCCTGGATACTGCCACACGAACGAGCTCGAGACGTTCGAATGGACCAAATCCCTCAAATTCGGTTGCACGTGATACACGACATCTGCCGCTGCAGCCGACGACGATGTCATCACTTGCTCCAGCCCACCCCTACCACCGGGTAACAGATCGAGCTCAACCAATCCGGTTCCCAACCGGGTTGGTTTAGCTCGATCTTGACTAGACCCGCCAATACCCAATTGGAGCCACCCTTGGTCTCTCATCTCCTCATCTTGAACCACAACAACGCCTTTAGAGCTAGAACCTTCCTCGTTCACGCTTTCTGTTCTGGACTCGTCTTCTGCCATCGGCCCGATGAATAAACCCGATCCTAAAGTACAACACTCATACCCACCAGCTTCTTCTAATCGGCCCATGAGGCCGACATAGCCGCCGCCGCCGCAACGATTTTGTTCGGAGATActatgaggaggaggaggattaatCATAGTCATACCGAAGTACCCTGATGCCCCAAAAACCTCAGACTGCTACTGCCTTTGGTTGTTTCGAAGCTAGCCATGGATTTGAGAAAGAAGAGTAAAACAGAGTGGTGTTGGAATTTGTGGGGTTAAGTTCTTTTTAGATTGGGAGAAGAGCATGGTTTGGAATTGTGGGATTGGAGGCGAAGggatgagagagaagaggagagagagaacccatTTGATTGGGGTGAAGGGAGAGAGTGCTGTTTTATTGTGAATATTAGTCAGAAAAAGAGGAcaagaagaaagaataaaaaccTTGGAAAATCTTTTCACTTTTCCATTTAATTCTGTCTGTTTGGAAGGTTGTGGGGGAGATGAAATAGTtggttgtagagagagagagagagagagagagagagaaggatatATAGATATATTTTGGGTcagttatatatataatgaaAAATCTTGTGCTCGAACAGTAATATGTTTTTGACTTTGTAAAGACGACACTTATATTCCAGTTTCCCCTGTGTTatcaatttcttgtttttcttttggggcaaaaagaaggtaattaaAAGGGTAAATTGCGAAATGCACCACCGTAGTTTGGTCTCGTTGTCGAATTAGTCCACTAAGAATCTAAGATTTATTTGTACAATCCTTTCGAGTTTTAATTATATAGGGTTCGAACAAATCAAGCCGAGCTCTGTCGTGTTTGAGCTCAGCTTGGTTACTAAACaacctaaaactcgagctcaagctcaacTCCTTTACAAATGAGCCAAGTCCTTAACGAGCCAagtttggttcatttattaATTGAGTCTCTATAAACGAACCGAGCTAATACAGATTAGTCGAGATTTAAAGTCTTGAACCCGACTATTTTATTACGGGAGCCAATAACACGAGTTTGAGCTCGATTTTTTTACTATAATAGTCGAGCTTGCCCTTAACTAAATAGCCAAACTGGGCCTGGACCAAACAATGCATAGGCCGCATTTTACCTTTTATTCAATGGAAAATCATAACCCAGGGTCCTTTTACCCATAATGGGATTTACTTTACCGATTCTAGGAATATAGTTCAAAagggtgtgtgtatatatatagagtcagTCTTCCGTAAGGATCaactcattttaataaaatgtggatCTTTCTTTTcggatcgaatttcgatgattcaagtcgcttaatgtgttcataacgtgattttaaggataccgatgagaaatcaacaaaaaaaatgactgggaagtgcttgatccgaacaatttcGAACAgctttttattgaacggttcaaataaaaactactcaaattaAGCATTTCCCGGTCATTTCTTTTGCTAATTTCTAGAGGACTCCCttaaatcacattctgcacacattgaatagttcggatcataaaaatttgattggaaactatgagattgagactTGAGATGTTTTTATAGATGTCTCTGGAACCGGCCCGTTGTACGTATATACGAATAATTAGAATCCCAatgggttggcctagtggtcatGAAAGCCTCGCCGGACGTAGAGGTTTTACTTCTTctaaggtctcaagttcgaaGCTTCGCAAGTGCTATCATCTCCGTCGGGGCCAATCTATATAGAAATTTGTTGGTGGGCTTAGTCTCTGAGGATTAGTTGAGATGTACGTGACGTCGTAAGCTGACCCAGACTAagttaattataaaaaaaatatacatagaACTAGCTCTCTTTTTTATCCTTTGTTTGGTTCGTGTCGAATCATGTTAGGTAGATGAAAACCTAATGAAAAGTTCTACTCCATGCATGGATTTTCCTGCTTTTGATAATTACCGGATCAAAAATGGTCTGCACAAATGAATAATTGAAAGATAGTTTTTGTCTCTTTATAAACAAGCTTATGTCCTACACGTTTAGGCAAAGAAGGAGCACTTATAGCCTTGTAGGGGCTTTGGCTTTTAGACGCCATTAATTCATAAAGGCAATGCCAATATTAATGGCataatatatacttatatataataataataataaaaacctaTGTCTATGTATCGAATAAAAAATGTGCTGATTATATTACAAGCCTGTAATAATGTATGATACTACCATTTGTAGCTAAAAATATAGTAAATTTTGGTAATGCATGATGGTGTTCCCCTTAAACTTGCGATTTAAAAATTCCACAGCTGGCCCGTGATCAAGGCTTGAGACTTAATGGTTTACTTCTTCCTAAGGTCCGAGTTTCGAAACCTCTCTCTCGTGTATGTGCAATAAACTCCTTTGGGGTTAGTTCAGATTGTCTTTGATGGGGGCTCTGCAAGAGAGCAGTGAGATACTATTTAGGTTTAGTCAAAGTGTGCGTAAACTGACCTGAGAACTTGCGAATTGAAACGAAGGGACGTGGCCTTGTAGGACATTAATTTGTTTTCTAATTACCATGTGCCCCCCACCCTCCCTCCAAAACTGTACTGGATCCGAATTGTCAAATGACGAAGCGTTTAGATAATTAGAGGACACTAATAATAGCTTTCTGAGTTGGATTTCCCATAATTAAACATATATTTTATCAGTTCATTCAAACTGCATGCCAAATGCCAGATGATTTTTAAATGCAGCTATCCAAGCTTTATGAGGGTTCTTTTTTCCTTACGCCATCAAGTACTGCCCGCTCAAATTTCAACACGGAGGGACCTGTCAAGCGCTAGCATAGCATTAAGTAAgaggtttttaatttttcgagCACGGACGTAAATGCGACTTTCTATTAGCGAAAAAACTCATGGGGTCAGTGGAGATTTCGTTGATTGTTGGCTTTATGTCTTGAGATTAATTGATGTGTCCGTAAATTGGTTCGAACAATCAagtattattaaaaaaaaaatgttcaaacttAGAAGGGGTGATTTTATTGAAATTAGGAGCAATGACTGCTCTTGGCTTCCCCCTCACCCTGAAAAGCTGATGCTTTTCTTTCCGGCCCATCAAacatggtctctctctctctctctctctctctctctctctctctctctctctctctctctcgtgacATAATGTATTTAAGTACGCTCTTGTATGGAATGAAATAAATGGATCTTTAAGGGGGTCAACCAGGCATTtctcaaaattgaaaaacctaCAAGGTATATATGCCGTTTGCTACTAAAAACAATGTTTGTTCTCTTGTTatttaccccccaaaaaaacctttttttatgAGTAAAGGTTATCAGAGGGAAATATAATCTAGCTCAAAGGAGTTGGCTCCCGTACATACAAGACAATGGCTCACTCTCTAATGTTTGGAGCGACATTTGTTCAGTGGGAAATAATGACTCGGACCTTGGTTTCTTTATCCGGGAGGGATTTAAAGTGCAAGTAAACTCAGGTCGAGATACACTGTTCTGGGATCATATATGGTTGGGTAACTCAACAATTAAAGAGGATTTTCCATGATTATACTTGCGTTCAACTCAGAAAGATATGGTTCTAAGTGAGGTCTGTATCGGAGGGGCCAGTAGTAACTGGGACTTGCAATTTAGGGGAAGGTTACGTTTGCGGAAGAGTCAACATCTGGAGGAGTTGAAGCAAAGACTGCAAGGCGTGACCTTAGACCCATCAAAACCTGATTTGCTTTTGTGGGTATGGACAGCAGACAGAAAGTTCTCCGCCAAATCAGTATATACTATATAGGCAATGGgaaactcaaactcaaacaagCAATTTTGCCTTGGGTTCTTTGTGGAAGAATTTGAACCCCCAAAGGTGGAAATCTTTTCTTGGATGGCCATTCAAGGAAGAATAGCAACAAGGTTAGTGCTATTTAGTAGGAATTTGATCTCTGGAATCCAATTGGTTTTGTGTCCCCTTTGTTCCGAAAATGTTGAAACTCCCCAGCATCTGCTCTTACATTGCCGTGTATCATGGGAAGTTTGGTCCAATATTATGGATTGGTGGAAAATTCAATGGGTTTGCCCATTCTCTCTAGTAGAGCTTGCATTGTGGTGGTTCGAGAACAGGTTTCGAAATTTGGAGAAATGTATTTGGGAGGTTTGTTTTTTGGCAACTCATCTGGATGGTGAGGAATGGGGTCATTTTCAACAATGGTTCAGCACAGGCATGGGAGGTTGTGGATCTTGTCAAAACTTGGGTGGCCATGTGAATGAAGACCAAGTTTGACATTAAGGTTTACACAATAGAGGACTTCAAAGGATATTTAGATGGGATTCAGAAAGTGAAGTTGTAGTGAAAACTTTGGCGTTTTATCTATCCGACCTTGGTTGGATAGTATTTTGTACTTtgctcctaattttctctccctcgatgtacccgtttcgagatttataaaatgtttcgtttgccgagaaaaaaaaaaaacctttttttaaaCTAATAGAAAGGAGATGTACTTATGTACAGGACTGCTATATATTACTCCATCCCAagtgcgtttttttttttttttttataacaatttTCATACTCCATCCCAAGTGTTTGTCCAACACTTACGATTCAaagtttttgttaaaaaaattcaaaaattttgtcacaaattaaaagaactcattgatatctactACTAATTTGTCAAAACAAATTCCAAAGACTAGATTGATCCGATATCAAAGACAATATGATCTGAcaatttttgtttccaaaaaataGATGGTCAGTATGATTTGCAAAACAAACTGTAagacaaaatttatttcaacCATATAGTTAATCAAAGTTCGATTAGTACCATTTTTTATACAGATGAAGTCCTTAAGACCTTTATAAAATAACGAGTTCTGATCATGATGTTAAAATCTCAAATGGGCTCAACCGAGATGCACTACAATCCTGTAGATGCGGTTGGCACTCTACACGACCCTGAGCCAGTGGCGGAGGCATATGAGGCCCAGTGGGGGCACAGGCCCCCACTGGatggatttgttttttttttttttttttttttgcatttgtaaaaaaaaaccttagaagTTTTAGTGTATCAcgttcgaaaaaagaaaaatcattgaAGGCATTACAAGATGGTATCTCAATATGTTCTTTTCCAACACATATTCGTGTGAGACTCAAGAATAAATACTATGAAtccaatataaatatgtaatGGAGAAGGGTGTTGGGGCACAACTTAGTAAGGTCCCTTAATCACTAAATAACTAAATTACTCCTAAGGAAGCCTCCATTCACTGAACATTCGCCTCCAAACCACCACGTGTTCAAGGAATTATAAGTATGGATTATTGTCT encodes:
- the LOC131310849 gene encoding uncharacterized protein LOC131310849 yields the protein MTMINPPPPHSISEQNRCGGGGYVGLMGRLEEAGGYECCTLGSGLFIGPMAEDESRTESVNEEGSSSKGVVVVQDEEMRDQGWLQLGIGGSSQDRAKPTRLGTGLVELDLLPGGRGGLEQVMTSSSAAAADVVYHVQPNLRDLVHSNVSSSFVWQYPGGNSGSGFPHHQKINTNWGFRPQNIMMPFPATASTSTFLMPGGSYLSRPYPGHGGGGVDVGGGVGSSSGFSVIDPPRRPHSGLWFVLQVSQNQSKEPFLPQIPKSYLRIKDGRMTVRLLMKYLVNKLKLDSESEIEIRCRGQQLLPFLTLQHVRDHIWRSSTDATTITLLPDSSTSDHVMILHYARNP